In Colletotrichum destructivum chromosome 8, complete sequence, the following proteins share a genomic window:
- a CDS encoding Putative folylpolyglutamate synthetase, mur-like, catalytic domain superfamily — protein sequence MRPLLLRHTSATSLSIKHALLFFRPVLSPCRLIATMSSSNSSSSSPSSSRTYADALALLNTLIPNLKIHALFGSKPKDPEPQDATTTPKPPPADPNLLAIPEMRAWLLRAGLTPDRLSTLSYIHVAGTKGKGSVAALTTSALLSSPSRSVAGRVGTYTSPHLVTPRERIAIDGRPVDQALFAAAFFELWDALSAAPADDALAIPAGSKPFYFRFLTLLALHLFLREGVRSVVLECGIGGEYDATNAVVLPPASSSSSVFSPVTAAVITQLGVDHVAMLGDTPEAIAWHKAGVMKPGVAAFTRRLDAQPAVMAVLRARAREIGAELVEVPDDDVLAWSGVPGAKLPGGDFQRRNQALAALAATRHLQVLEARGVDAGVGPGAKTATVPPLPPPRLRDVSETIVDGLREATLRGRHEVIERAGVSWHLDGAHNADSLAEVARWMAPVVAERRPDADFVLVFNQQERDASALLLGLLREMEAAGVDVGSRLRSAVFTRNDRASDAEKADVAVQEKCAAAFREAYPAVEAFVCRDLVEMKNAIDALAAATTTEAQSIRVLVTGSMYLVGNVIGLLEPEGLL from the coding sequence ATGAggccgctcctcctccgacacACCTCGGCCACTTCGCTTTCCATCAAGCAcgccctcctcttcttccgcccAGTCTTATCGCCCTGCCGTCTCATCGCCACCATGTCCTCCTCTaactcatcatcatcatcgccatcatcatcacgaacctacgccgacgccctcgccctcctcaacaCTCTCATCCCCAATCTCAAGATCCACGCCCTCTTCGGCTCCAAACCCAAAGACCCGGAACCTCAAGATGCTACCACCACCCCGaaaccccctcccgccgACCCGaacctcctcgccatccccgaGATGCGCGCCTGGCTCCTCCGCGCCGGCCTGACCCCGGACCGCCTCTCGACCCTCTCCTACAtccacgtcgccggcacAAAAGGGAAAGGCTCCGTCGCGGCCCTCACCACCtccgccctcctctcctccccctcccgctccgtcgccggccgcgtcggcACCTACACCTCCCCGCACCTCGTCACCCCGCGCGagcgcatcgccatcgacggccgCCCTGTCGACCAggccctcttcgccgccgccttcttcgagctctgggacgccctctccgccgcgcccgctgacgacgccctcgccatccctGCCGGCTCCAAGCCCTTCTACTTCCGCTtcctcaccctcctcgccctgcaCCTCTTCCTCCGCGAGGGCGTCCGCTCCGTCGTGCTCGAGtgcggcatcggcggcgagtACGACGCCAccaacgccgtcgtcctcccgcccgcctcctcctcctcttccgtctTCAGtcccgtcaccgccgccgtcatcacccagcttggcgtcgaccacgTCGCCATGCTCGGCGACACccccgaggccatcgccTGGCACAAGGCCGGCGTCATGAAgcccggcgtcgccgccttcacgAGACGCCTCGACGCCCAGCCCGCCGTTATGGCCGTCctccgcgcccgcgcccgcgagatcggcgccgagctggtcgaggtgcccgacgacgacgtcctcgcctGGTCCGGCGTGCCGGGCGCCAAGCTGCCGGGCGGCGACTTCCAAAGGAGGAAccaggccctcgccgccctcgctgcGACGCGTCACCTGCAGGTCCTCGAAGCGCGAGGCGTAGACGCAGGGGTAGGACCAGGAGCGAAGACGGCAacggtgccgccgctgccgccgcctcggctcCGTGACGTGTCCGAGaccatcgtcgacgggcTGCGGGAGGCGACGTTGCGCGGTCGGCACGAGGTCATCGAGCGGGCCGGCGTGTCGTggcacctcgacggcgcccacAACGCCGACAGCCTGGCCGAGGTGGCGCGCTGGATGGCGCCCGTCGTGGCCGAACGCCGCCCGGACGCCGACTTTGTACTCGTCTTCAACCAGCAAGAGCGCGACGCCTCGGCGCTCCTCCTGGGCCTTTTGAGGGAGATGgaagccgccggcgtcgacgtcgggtCGAGGCTTCGCAGCGCAGTCTTCACGAGGAACGACAGGGCcagcgacgccgagaaggccgacgtcgccgtccaggAGAAGTGTGCCGCAGCATTCAGGGAGGCGTAtcccgccgtcgaggccttcGTCTGCCGGGACCTGGTCGAGATGAAGaacgccatcgacgccctagccgccgccaccaccacggAGGCGCAGAGCATCAGAGTCCTCGTCACGGGCAGCATGTATCTCGTTGGTAACGTCATCGGCCTGCTGGAGCCGGAAGGGCTACTGTGA